The following proteins are co-located in the Pseudomonas antarctica genome:
- the rmf gene encoding ribosome modulation factor, producing the protein MRRLKRDPLERAFLRGYQYGVHGKSRELCPFTLPSVRQAWINGWREGRGDNWDGMTGTAGIHRLNELHAVG; encoded by the coding sequence ATGAGAAGACTTAAGCGTGATCCGTTGGAAAGAGCATTTTTACGCGGATATCAGTATGGCGTTCATGGCAAATCCCGTGAGCTTTGCCCATTTACTCTACCGTCGGTACGCCAAGCCTGGATCAACGGCTGGCGAGAAGGACGCGGCGACAATTGGGACGGTATGACCGGCACTGCGGGGATACATAGACTCAACGAACTTCACGCCGTCGGCTAA
- a CDS encoding quinone-dependent dihydroorotate dehydrogenase: MYTLARQLLFKLSPETSHDLSLDLIGAGGRLGLNGLVCKAPAKMPVTVMGLDFPNPVGLAAGLDKNGAAIDGFAQLGFGFVEIGTVTPRPQPGNPKPRIFRLPEAEAIINRMGFNNLGVDHLLSRVQAAKYKGILGINIGKNFDTPVERAVDDYLICLDKVYAHASYVTVNVSSPNTPGLRSLQFGDSLKQLLEALRQRQEDLTVRHGKRVPLAIKIAPDMSDEETVLVAQALVDSGMDAVIATNTTLSRVGVEGLAHGDEAGGLSGAPVRDKSTHIVKVLAAELAGRLPIIAVGGITEGKHAAEKIAAGASLVQLYSGFIYKGPALIRESVDAIAALPKA; the protein is encoded by the coding sequence ATGTATACCCTGGCCCGCCAGTTGTTGTTCAAACTCTCTCCGGAAACCTCCCACGATCTGTCCCTGGACTTGATCGGTGCCGGTGGTCGCCTGGGGCTCAATGGCCTGGTATGCAAGGCACCGGCAAAGATGCCGGTGACGGTGATGGGGCTCGATTTCCCCAACCCGGTCGGGCTGGCTGCCGGCCTGGACAAGAATGGCGCGGCCATCGACGGTTTTGCGCAACTGGGTTTCGGCTTTGTCGAAATCGGCACCGTGACGCCACGGCCGCAACCGGGCAACCCTAAGCCGCGCATCTTTCGTTTGCCGGAAGCCGAGGCGATCATCAACCGCATGGGCTTCAACAACCTGGGCGTTGATCACCTGCTGTCGCGGGTTCAGGCAGCGAAGTACAAGGGCATTCTCGGTATCAATATCGGCAAGAACTTCGATACCCCGGTAGAGCGCGCCGTCGATGATTACCTGATCTGCCTGGACAAGGTTTACGCCCACGCCAGCTACGTCACGGTCAACGTCAGTTCACCCAACACCCCGGGCCTGCGCAGCCTGCAGTTTGGTGATTCCCTCAAGCAATTGCTCGAAGCCTTGCGTCAGCGCCAGGAAGACTTGACGGTGCGCCATGGCAAGCGCGTACCGTTGGCCATCAAAATTGCTCCAGACATGAGTGATGAAGAAACTGTTCTGGTTGCCCAGGCGTTGGTCGATTCGGGTATGGATGCGGTGATTGCTACCAACACCACCCTCAGCCGTGTCGGCGTTGAAGGGTTGGCGCATGGTGATGAAGCGGGCGGCCTGTCGGGTGCGCCGGTGCGTGACAAGAGCACCCATATCGTCAAGGTGCTGGCCGCTGAGCTGGCGGGGCGTTTGCCGATCATCGCGGTAGGCGGCATCACCGAAGGCAAGCACGCCGCCGAGAAGATTGCGGCGGGCGCGAGCCTGGTGCAGTTGTACTCCGGCTTTATCTATAAGGGCCCGGCGCTGATTCGCGAGTCGGTGGATGCGATTGCCGCGTTGCCGAAGGCCTGA
- a CDS encoding transglycosylase SLT domain-containing protein has protein sequence MIRRLCKSLLLSLLMGSLPAWASCWDEVARRYDIEPELLQAIAAVESGYQAQALNVGNSDGSRDIGLMQINSMHLPRLLKQGITQERLLSEPCLSIEVGASILAEFIQRFGYNWTAIGSYNAGAAPEREALRLRYAQKIWARYEVLVAQRQ, from the coding sequence ATGATTAGGCGCCTGTGCAAAAGTTTACTGTTGAGCCTGTTGATGGGCAGTCTTCCAGCCTGGGCAAGTTGCTGGGATGAAGTAGCCCGTCGCTACGACATCGAACCGGAACTGTTGCAGGCCATTGCTGCCGTGGAGTCGGGGTACCAGGCGCAAGCCTTGAACGTGGGCAACAGCGATGGCTCCCGGGATATTGGCTTGATGCAAATCAACAGCATGCACTTGCCTCGCTTGCTCAAGCAGGGGATTACCCAGGAGCGGCTGCTGAGTGAGCCTTGTTTGTCGATTGAAGTGGGCGCCTCGATCCTCGCCGAGTTCATCCAGCGCTTCGGTTACAACTGGACAGCAATTGGCTCATACAACGCAGGGGCTGCGCCTGAGCGTGAGGCGTTGCGCTTACGTTATGCACAAAAGATCTGGGCTCGGTATGAGGTGCTGGTTGCGCAACGCCAATGA